The nucleotide window ATTCGGGGTGAACTTGTAGCGCGCCGGGTGCGCGATGACGGCCAGACCGCCGCTGCCGGTGATCCACTTCACCGCATCGCCCAGCTTGGCCCAGCGGTGCGGCACGTAGCCCGGCTTGCCTTCGGTCAGGTACTTGCGAAACACCTCGGGCGTGTCGCGGCACACGCCGCTTTCGACCAGAAAGCGCGCGAAGTGCGTGCGCGAGATCAGGCGCGGGTTGCCGACGTATTTGAGCGCGCCTTCATACGCGCCATGAATGCCTACCTTGGCCAGCTGCTCGCCCATCTCGATGGCGCGCGGCCCGCGTCCGTCGCGCGTGTCGGCCAGCCCTTCGGCCAGGCGCGGGTCGGTGTGGTCGAACCCCAGGCCGACGATGTGCACCGTGACGTCGGCAAAGGTGACGGAGATTTCGACGCCCGTCAGGTAGCGCAGGCCCTGCGTGCGTGCCGCGTCCATCGCGCGCTGCTGGCCGCCGACCTCATCGTGGTCGGTCAGCGCCCACAGATCGACGCCGTTGGCCTTGGCGCGCTCGGCCAGCGCCTCGGGCGTGAGGGTGCCGTCGGAAACGGTCGAGTGGCAATGCAGGTCGGCGTTGAGTGGAAAGGTCACCGGGCCATTTTACGAAGCAGGGCATGACCTTGCCGGCAGCGCTCCCTCAAAACCAGAGGGCTGCGGAGCAGGCCACCCGCAGACGCCGTGGCGGGGGTTTCCCTCGCCGCCAGCGTCGTCCCCCTGGGGGGAAGGCGGCGCAGCCGACTCAGGGGGGATGTGGAACCTTCCGCTGCGGCCCGCGCAGTTGCTCGAAGGCGCGCGCCATTTGCAGCACGCCCAGGTCATCAAAGCGCTGGCCGGCGATTTGCAGGCCGATGGGCAGCGCGGCGCCGGGCGTGCCGGGTGAATCCATATAGCCGCAGTTGACCGAAATGGCCGGCTGCTCGCCCATGTTGAAGGGCACGGTGAAGCCGATGTGCTCCAGCCCGCGCAGCGGGTCGTTGGTGGGGCTGGGCCAGTCGAAGGGTGCGGGGGCGTTGGGCGACACGGGCGAGATCACGTAGTCGAACGGCTGCATGGCCTGCTGCGTGGCCACGCGCGTGGCGTGCGTGGCGCTGTAGGCGCGGAACACGTCGGCGCCCGACATGGCGCGCGCGCTTTCGGCCCAGTCGCGGATGACGGGCAGCACGCTGGCGCGCGATTCGGCAGTGAGTGCATCCAGATCGAGCAGCGAGCGCATGCGCCAGAAATGGTCCAACCCGGCCAGCAGCGCGGGCGTCATGAAGGGCGCCAGCGGCGTGACGAGGGCGCCTTGCGCTTCAAAAAGATGAGCGGCGTGCTGCACGGCGGCGCTGATCGCGGGCTCGACGGCCAGGCCGCAAC belongs to Ottowia testudinis and includes:
- a CDS encoding 3',5'-nucleoside bisphosphate phosphatase; this translates as MTFPLNADLHCHSTVSDGTLTPEALAERAKANGVDLWALTDHDEVGGQQRAMDAARTQGLRYLTGVEISVTFADVTVHIVGLGFDHTDPRLAEGLADTRDGRGPRAIEMGEQLAKVGIHGAYEGALKYVGNPRLISRTHFARFLVESGVCRDTPEVFRKYLTEGKPGYVPHRWAKLGDAVKWITGSGGLAVIAHPARYKFTPNEEYALFSEFKQHGGQGVEVVTGSHSAAEAVRYADMAREFGLAASRGSDFHSPDESHVDLGKLPPLPADLTPVWSLLAERVH